The Brasilonema sennae CENA114 genome includes a region encoding these proteins:
- a CDS encoding response regulator translates to MLRILLIDNNFDVHLSITPQLKQEFSSIEVTSIIHAKSFEEALAVGDFDIAITDYSLQWTNGLEVLKTIKIKYPNSPVIMYTDSGNEEIAVLGMKSGLSDYVLKGRLELLVIAVKESLEKQTSLDEYAVAVEQLRISEERLDLAMEAAHLGTWDWNVPKNQVIWSKNHEQLFGLPPGSFLGSYEGFLSCVHPEDREQVSEAITSAINTKTDYSNEFRVLWSDGSVHWILGKGNFFYDDTGQLVRMIGVVLDITERKQREEELERANRLKDEFLAIVSHELRTPLNAILGWAQLLRSRNFDEAARNHSLEIIERSALQQNQLIDDILDTSRLMRGQMQLSISPINLVSVIENALNTIKLSAQEKSITLESVLECSVAVVMGDENRLYQIAWNLLSNAIKFTPVEGRVQVRLSISAESNSCDSLLKTQQHESYATYDNPELGASYGRGSLDELRDLNRLKSELKDLGLSIPKGWGETEECLLPSSLGISSKYPTRTQSPRGGNPPAGLLHSNALAPQGSEPPEFINGGNFGSDNFWQRPGFWAVIQVSDTGEGINSEFLPYVFEHFRQADSTMTRSNNGLGLGLAIVRHLVELQGGTVTAESQGKGKGATFTVKLPLIEVNTQQPKVRPEKTYHHSQLNDVQILVVDDDTDNLELLEEILQGAGAKVTAVQSTNAALQVLEEFKCDVLISDIGMPQASGHALIRQVRLKEVGQTQKIPAVALTAYSREEDKLEALEAGFHIFLPKPVNPVDLMGAISSLLE, encoded by the coding sequence ATGCTTCGCATACTCCTAATCGATAACAACTTTGATGTGCACTTGTCGATAACACCGCAACTCAAGCAAGAGTTTTCTTCTATAGAAGTTACCTCAATTATTCATGCTAAGAGTTTTGAGGAAGCGCTAGCAGTAGGTGATTTTGATATTGCAATTACTGACTACTCTCTACAGTGGACTAATGGCTTAGAGGTTTTAAAAACCATTAAAATTAAATATCCAAACAGTCCTGTGATTATGTACACTGATAGCGGCAACGAAGAAATTGCTGTCTTAGGGATGAAGTCTGGGCTAAGTGATTATGTCTTAAAGGGAAGGCTAGAGCTGCTTGTCATTGCTGTTAAAGAAAGTTTAGAAAAGCAGACATCACTTGACGAGTATGCTGTTGCTGTTGAGCAATTACGAATCAGTGAAGAGCGTTTAGACCTGGCAATGGAAGCTGCTCATCTGGGCACTTGGGACTGGAACGTACCAAAAAATCAAGTAATTTGGTCTAAAAATCATGAACAATTATTTGGTTTACCACCAGGAAGCTTTCTAGGAAGTTATGAAGGATTTCTTTCCTGCGTTCATCCAGAAGACAGAGAACAAGTTTCTGAAGCTATTACTTCTGCCATAAATACAAAAACTGACTACAGCAATGAATTTCGCGTTCTTTGGTCTGATGGAAGCGTTCATTGGATCTTAGGTAAAGGTAATTTTTTTTATGATGATACAGGTCAGCTTGTGCGCATGATTGGAGTGGTGTTGGACATCACTGAGCGCAAGCAGCGGGAAGAAGAACTGGAGCGAGCAAATCGCTTAAAAGATGAATTTCTTGCGATTGTCTCCCACGAACTTCGCACTCCTTTAAACGCAATTTTGGGTTGGGCACAGTTACTGCGTAGCCGTAACTTTGATGAAGCAGCTAGAAATCATAGTTTAGAAATTATTGAACGCAGTGCCCTTCAACAGAACCAGTTAATAGATGATATTCTTGATACATCTCGCTTAATGCGAGGGCAAATGCAGCTATCTATATCTCCTATCAATTTAGTCAGTGTGATTGAGAACGCGCTCAATACAATAAAGTTATCAGCACAAGAAAAATCAATTACTTTGGAATCCGTACTAGAGTGCTCAGTCGCGGTAGTGATGGGAGATGAAAATCGCTTGTATCAAATTGCTTGGAATTTACTTTCCAATGCAATAAAGTTCACCCCAGTGGAAGGACGAGTGCAAGTGAGGCTGTCAATTAGCGCTGAGTCAAACTCTTGTGACTCACTACTCAAAACTCAACAACACGAATCCTATGCTACTTACGACAACCCAGAGCTTGGAGCTTCCTATGGAAGAGGCAGCCTGGATGAATTGCGCGACTTGAACCGACTAAAGTCGGAGTTAAAAGACTTGGGGCTTTCCATTCCCAAGGGTTGGGGGGAAACGGAAGAGTGCCTACTTCCAAGCTCCCTTGGGATTTCCTCCAAATACCCTACGCGAACACAGTCCCCAAGGGGGGGAAATCCACCTGCAGGGCTGCTTCACTCCAACGCATTGGCTCCTCAAGGCTCAGAACCTCCTGAATTTATAAACGGAGGAAACTTCGGTTCAGACAACTTTTGGCAACGCCCTGGGTTCTGGGCAGTCATTCAAGTCAGCGATACTGGTGAGGGCATCAATTCTGAGTTTCTACCTTATGTGTTTGAACACTTTCGTCAAGCTGATAGCACAATGACACGTTCCAATAATGGACTTGGTTTGGGATTAGCGATTGTTCGGCATCTCGTGGAATTGCAAGGTGGCACAGTGACAGCAGAAAGTCAAGGAAAAGGGAAAGGAGCAACCTTTACTGTCAAGCTGCCACTTATAGAAGTGAATACACAACAGCCAAAAGTTCGTCCCGAAAAAACTTATCATCACTCACAGCTAAATGACGTACAAATCCTTGTGGTCGATGATGATACTGATAATTTGGAACTACTGGAAGAAATTTTGCAAGGCGCAGGCGCAAAAGTGACCGCTGTTCAATCCACCAATGCAGCTTTACAAGTTTTGGAAGAATTCAAATGTGATGTACTCATTAGTGACATTGGAATGCCACAAGCGAGTGGTCATGCTTTGATTCGTCAAGTCAGGCTTAAGGAGGTGGGGCAAACCCAGAAGATTCCCGCAGTTGCACTCACTGCTTATAGCAGAGAAGAAGACAAACTTGAAGCACTGGAGGCAGGATTTCACATTTTCTTGCCCAAGCCAGTTAACCCTGTAGATTTAATGGGTGCAATATCTAGTCTTTTGGAATAA